A region from the Brassica napus cultivar Da-Ae chromosome C8, Da-Ae, whole genome shotgun sequence genome encodes:
- the LOC106414531 gene encoding late embryogenesis abundant protein 1-like, with product MKPIQSIKANRTNSFIHLNLLYKFCFFGSSTMSQQAFNAGQTKGQAREKAEQWTESAKQTAQSARDKTAEVAQSAHDKAIDVTHSAQNKSADKSHSTRESAQHGQEQTTGFLGQTGESVKNMAQGALDGVKNSLGMNEKK from the exons ATGAAACCAATTCAATCAATCAAGGCTAATAGAACGAACTCTTTCATACACTTGAATCTTCTTTATAAATTTTGCTTCTTTGGATCATCAACCATGTCACAGCAAGCATTCAATGCTGGCCAAACCAAGGGCCAAGCTCGC GAGAAGGCCGAGCAGTGGACTGAGTCTGCCAAGCAGACTGCACAATCAGCACGTGATAAGACTGCAGAGGTGGCACAATCAGCACATGACAAGGCAATTGATGTTACACATTCAGCACAAAACAAGTCTGCTGATAAATCTCATTCCACCAGAGAATCCGCCCAACATGGCCAAGAACAAACCACCGGTTTTCTCGGCCAG ACAGGAGAATCTGTGAAGAACATGGCTCAAGGTGCTTTAGATGGTGTTAAGAACAGTCTTGGCATGAATGAGAAGAAATga